In the genome of Pelobacter seleniigenes DSM 18267, one region contains:
- a CDS encoding DUF1003 domain-containing protein, translating into MKKAKSSCVVCKKNFETAELVPFSAVRTVISAIIKEDYPAWADGCYICRADMTTYRAKEVQIMIEEELGELSALEKEVLESLQRHELLSSNTEQEFDKERTLGEKLSDKLATFGGSWRFLIIFSVFLICWITINSLVMFWRPADPYPFILLNLLLSCLAAVQAPIIMMSQNRQEQKDRLRSQHDYQVNLKAELEIRLIHEKLDHLLLRQWQKLMEIQATQIEEIADIKQGLKLIKPAAFKNDG; encoded by the coding sequence ATGAAAAAAGCCAAGAGCAGTTGCGTGGTCTGCAAAAAAAACTTTGAGACGGCTGAGCTGGTTCCCTTTTCTGCCGTGAGGACGGTCATTTCTGCCATCATCAAGGAAGATTATCCCGCCTGGGCTGATGGCTGCTATATCTGCAGGGCGGATATGACGACCTATCGCGCTAAAGAAGTGCAGATCATGATTGAAGAAGAATTGGGCGAGCTTTCAGCCCTTGAAAAAGAGGTTTTGGAAAGCTTGCAACGACATGAGTTATTATCTTCCAACACGGAGCAGGAGTTCGATAAGGAGCGGACGCTCGGCGAAAAACTGTCGGATAAATTAGCGACCTTTGGTGGCAGCTGGAGATTCCTGATCATTTTTTCGGTGTTCCTGATTTGCTGGATCACCATAAATTCATTGGTGATGTTTTGGCGACCCGCAGATCCATATCCGTTTATCCTGTTAAATCTCCTCTTGTCCTGTCTGGCAGCGGTGCAGGCGCCAATTATTATGATGAGCCAGAACCGGCAGGAACAAAAAGACCGGTTGCGCTCGCAACATGACTACCAGGTCAATTTGAAGGCCGAATTGGAGATAAGACTGATTCACGAAAAATTGGATCATCTTCTTTTGCGGCAATGGCAGAAACTCATGGAGATCCAGGCGACCCAGATTGAAGAGATTGCCGATATAAAACAGGGGCTGAAGCTGATCAAGCCGGCCGCATTCAAGAATGATGGATAG
- a CDS encoding AsmA family protein, with translation MARALKIVIIIAGGLIALFAIATMVLFLFVDTDAYRAKLEATASKALGMEVRVDGALGMTLLPSLHITLEDVHLTQQGTEIASAEKVRLGIDLFPLLQNKIRIGTFALKHPRISIERDLDGKFNYQNKEPDGDAETTLGWSKVSLSEGTLIFSDQQSGAGFEASNCSLIVDQLRPAGWKVSDLRKNLSFTAELACREMQSHDLTLSAVNLSASGKDGVIDLSPVTMQVFGAQGVGSLRADFAGETPIYVLRYELPAFRIEEFFKLLSPQPVATGTMDFSADLSAQGKTLNEIRPTIMGNVTLHGENIQLLGRDLDEEFSHFESSQNFNLVDVGAFFFAGPLGLLVTKGYNFASNLQGSEGSSEIRTLVSDWQVERSVANARDVALATGKHRVALQGGLDLANEKFNDLTLALIDADGCAKVRQKIRGSFLNPEVEPPNFLKALAGPVTKVLKMGRDLFPGGECEPFYTGSVASPK, from the coding sequence ATGGCAAGAGCGCTTAAAATAGTCATTATTATCGCCGGCGGGTTGATTGCGCTATTCGCCATCGCCACCATGGTCCTGTTTCTTTTTGTGGACACAGATGCCTATCGGGCCAAGCTGGAGGCCACAGCATCGAAAGCGCTGGGAATGGAGGTCAGGGTCGACGGCGCTCTAGGTATGACCCTCCTCCCGAGTTTGCATATCACTCTGGAGGACGTGCACCTTACTCAGCAGGGGACTGAGATCGCCAGTGCCGAAAAGGTCCGGCTCGGGATTGACCTTTTTCCTTTATTGCAAAATAAAATCCGTATCGGAACGTTCGCGCTGAAACATCCCAGGATATCCATTGAACGGGATCTGGACGGAAAATTCAACTACCAGAATAAGGAGCCGGACGGCGATGCTGAAACCACTCTGGGCTGGTCGAAAGTCTCCCTGTCAGAAGGGACGCTGATCTTTTCGGACCAACAATCGGGAGCGGGGTTCGAGGCATCGAACTGCAGCCTGATAGTCGACCAGTTGCGGCCTGCGGGTTGGAAGGTCTCGGATCTGCGGAAAAACCTTTCCTTTACGGCGGAACTTGCCTGTAGAGAGATGCAAAGTCATGACCTGACGCTGTCCGCGGTGAACCTTTCAGCCAGCGGGAAGGACGGCGTCATCGATCTTAGTCCGGTCACGATGCAGGTTTTCGGTGCCCAGGGGGTGGGAAGCCTCCGTGCGGATTTTGCCGGCGAAACCCCCATTTACGTCCTCCGTTATGAATTGCCCGCGTTCCGAATCGAAGAGTTTTTCAAGCTCCTGTCGCCGCAGCCCGTCGCAACGGGAACGATGGATTTTTCCGCAGACCTCTCGGCGCAGGGAAAGACCTTGAACGAGATAAGACCGACGATCATGGGAAACGTGACCCTGCATGGCGAGAATATCCAGCTCTTGGGCCGGGATCTGGATGAGGAGTTCTCCCACTTTGAATCCAGTCAAAACTTCAATTTGGTTGACGTGGGCGCCTTTTTCTTCGCCGGACCGCTTGGGCTGCTGGTCACCAAGGGTTACAATTTTGCCAGCAACCTTCAGGGCTCGGAGGGAAGCAGCGAGATCCGCACTCTCGTTTCCGATTGGCAGGTCGAGCGGAGCGTTGCCAATGCGCGGGATGTCGCTCTGGCAACCGGCAAGCACCGGGTCGCCCTCCAGGGGGGACTCGATTTGGCTAACGAAAAATTCAATGACCTGACCCTGGCGTTGATCGACGCCGATGGCTGCGCCAAGGTGCGTCAGAAAATTCGTGGCAGTTTCCTTAACCCGGAGGTAGAGCCGCCGAATTTCCTCAAGGCTCTCGCTGGACCGGTAACGAAAGTCTTAAAGATGGGGAGAGATCTTTTTCCTGGTGGAGAGTGCGAACCCTTCTATACCGGCTCGGTTGCTTCGCCGAAATGA
- a CDS encoding nucleotide exchange factor GrpE, which produces MMVDERQINTGKPGDRDPETENLSPDEGVVWKERYLRLLADLENTKKRLARTSAQEVEAEREALLKDILPVADGLDLALRHISQEEDSRNILQGIEMNRILLGKFLAKYHVEELEALGQPFEPSLHESIGVVRYPGVAPNTIIRVEQKGYLLNGKLLRPAQVLIASS; this is translated from the coding sequence ATGATGGTCGATGAGAGGCAAATAAATACCGGTAAGCCCGGGGATAGAGATCCGGAAACCGAAAATCTGTCACCGGATGAAGGAGTTGTCTGGAAAGAGCGATACCTGCGCCTGCTTGCCGACCTGGAGAACACTAAAAAACGGCTGGCACGTACCTCCGCCCAGGAAGTCGAGGCTGAAAGGGAAGCGCTGCTGAAAGATATTTTGCCTGTCGCTGATGGCCTTGACCTGGCCTTGCGGCATATTTCGCAAGAGGAGGATAGCCGAAATATCTTGCAGGGGATTGAAATGAACCGAATCCTGCTTGGTAAATTTTTGGCCAAGTATCATGTCGAAGAACTGGAAGCCCTGGGCCAACCGTTCGAACCCAGTCTACACGAAAGCATAGGTGTGGTCCGGTATCCCGGGGTCGCACCCAATACCATCATCAGGGTCGAGCAAAAGGGTTATCTGCTCAACGGCAAGCTGTTACGTCCCGCGCAGGTGTTGATCGCATCGAGTTGA
- the trhA gene encoding PAQR family membrane homeostasis protein TrhA, whose protein sequence is MEQRYYKSTQIANIASPALGFILSIPGLIALLLHASNDGNGMHLLTFIIYGLSLVISYAVFTLYHIFKFHARLGKLFKIFDHATIYLLIAGTYTPFALVFLRGNWGWTLFGVVWGIALLGVIFKIFYIDRFKILGPLIYLAMGWLIVIVVKPAIELIPTAGLVLLLAGGLFYSFGLIFYAWKQLRFHHAIWHLFVMAGSICHYFAVYYHIIS, encoded by the coding sequence ATGGAACAGCGATATTACAAATCGACCCAGATTGCCAACATTGCTTCCCCGGCGTTGGGCTTCATTCTGAGCATTCCCGGACTGATCGCCTTGCTTCTGCATGCAAGCAACGATGGGAATGGCATGCATCTCCTGACCTTTATCATCTACGGCTTGAGCCTGGTCATCTCCTATGCGGTGTTTACGCTGTACCATATCTTTAAATTTCATGCGCGCCTTGGGAAACTGTTCAAAATTTTTGATCATGCGACCATCTATCTCCTTATCGCCGGAACCTATACCCCATTTGCGCTGGTTTTTCTGCGCGGCAACTGGGGGTGGACCTTGTTTGGCGTGGTGTGGGGCATCGCTTTGCTGGGGGTGATTTTCAAAATTTTCTACATTGATCGTTTCAAAATATTAGGGCCGCTGATCTATCTGGCGATGGGCTGGTTGATCGTCATCGTCGTCAAGCCGGCAATCGAATTGATCCCCACGGCAGGCTTAGTGCTGCTGTTGGCTGGCGGGCTGTTTTACAGCTTCGGGCTTATTTTTTACGCCTGGAAGCAGCTGCGTTTTCACCACGCGATCTGGCATCTCTTCGTCATGGCGGGGAGCATCTGTCACTATTTTGCGGTCTATTATCATATCATTTCATGA
- a CDS encoding chaperone modulator CbpM: MTKYPISPFCGDPDVHYEYRIVARMTRVSEEFIFQCEHEELVTAHTMLHGAKGLSAADVRKLKLIRYLHEDMGLTLDAIDFVLRYRERVKTMERELEETKQRFRQKEQEHQAQVLDLCRRLAQLMGEE; this comes from the coding sequence ATGACGAAATATCCCATTTCACCATTTTGCGGGGATCCGGATGTTCACTACGAATATCGGATAGTCGCCCGTATGACCAGAGTCTCAGAAGAGTTCATCTTCCAATGTGAACATGAAGAATTGGTTACTGCGCATACGATGTTGCATGGTGCAAAGGGGTTGAGTGCCGCGGATGTCAGGAAGCTTAAACTCATCCGCTACCTGCACGAAGATATGGGGTTGACCCTGGATGCCATAGACTTCGTGCTGCGTTATCGGGAGCGCGTAAAAACAATGGAACGTGAGCTTGAAGAAACGAAACAACGATTCCGGCAAAAAGAGCAGGAACATCAAGCACAGGTTCTGGACCTTTGCCGCCGGTTGGCACAGCTGATGGGTGAAGAGTAG
- a CDS encoding DnaJ C-terminal domain-containing protein has translation MEFKDYYSILGVDRQADAKEIKQAYRKLARKYHPDVNSANSDAAAKFQDINEANEVLSDPAKRQQYDRLGSQWQQHQKSGGTPEDFNWGERAAAADQNSSYRTVSPEEFEELFGSGGGFSDFFTNLFGGGARQQKTGDRGGAQFYQQVQPRHGEDLEHSLQVSLSEAYHGTKRVLEWEDGRKIDVKIPRGVNTGSRVRLKEQGGSGTGGGRAGDLYLTIDVLPDKRFLRDNDDLKTTVPVDLFTMLLGGKLSVPGIDRTVSLTIPPETCNGRVFRLRGLGMPKIKHPEQRGDLYVTVEAVLPQKLTTKEKELLEQWKTLR, from the coding sequence ATGGAGTTTAAGGATTACTACAGCATTCTGGGTGTGGATCGACAAGCGGATGCGAAAGAGATTAAACAGGCCTACCGCAAGCTGGCCCGAAAATATCACCCGGATGTCAATTCGGCCAACAGTGATGCCGCAGCGAAATTTCAGGATATCAACGAGGCCAACGAAGTTCTTTCCGACCCCGCAAAACGCCAGCAGTACGATCGCCTGGGCTCGCAGTGGCAGCAGCACCAGAAAAGTGGAGGAACGCCAGAAGACTTCAACTGGGGAGAGAGGGCGGCAGCAGCCGATCAGAACTCCAGTTATCGAACCGTCAGTCCCGAAGAATTTGAAGAGTTATTCGGCTCTGGCGGCGGCTTTTCGGATTTTTTCACTAATCTGTTCGGCGGCGGAGCCCGGCAGCAAAAGACTGGAGACAGGGGTGGTGCGCAATTTTATCAGCAGGTGCAACCGAGGCACGGAGAAGACCTCGAACATTCACTGCAGGTGAGTCTCAGCGAAGCTTACCACGGAACCAAGCGGGTGTTGGAATGGGAGGACGGCCGTAAAATTGATGTCAAAATTCCTCGCGGGGTCAATACCGGATCCAGGGTCAGGCTCAAGGAGCAGGGAGGTTCTGGTACTGGAGGAGGGAGGGCAGGGGATCTGTATCTGACCATTGACGTTTTGCCCGACAAACGGTTTCTGCGCGACAACGATGATCTCAAAACTACGGTTCCGGTGGATTTGTTCACCATGCTGTTAGGCGGCAAGCTCTCGGTTCCCGGCATCGATCGCACAGTGAGCCTGACTATTCCACCAGAAACCTGTAATGGTCGGGTTTTCCGGCTGCGCGGGTTAGGGATGCCTAAAATCAAACATCCAGAGCAACGTGGAGATCTGTATGTCACCGTGGAAGCTGTTCTGCCGCAAAAGCTGACTACCAAAGAAAAGGAACTGCTTGAGCAGTGGAAGACTCTGCGTTAA
- a CDS encoding LysR family transcriptional regulator, with protein MRFDFTDLRLFLHVIDAGSITGGAERAHMALAAASARIRGMEEELGTPLLERLRHGIEPTAAGQTLVQHARIILRQAADMRWALGDYSRGVRAQVKLLCNTAALTEFLPAVLGSCLNRYPHINVELQENPSTEIIRLVTAGRADLGVFADSVDAGRLVTRPFRVDQLVAIMPRHHPLVGRESVSFRDLLEYPFVGLSKTSALQEHLDHQAERLGRRIEYRVRLHDSAAVCNLVAANVGIAVVSETAALQQSREMALQHIPVTEGWARRRLMFCARDFAALPPYTQLLLDALTC; from the coding sequence ATGCGCTTTGACTTCACCGATTTGCGATTATTTCTTCATGTGATAGATGCCGGCAGCATTACCGGTGGGGCCGAACGGGCTCATATGGCCCTGGCAGCGGCAAGCGCCCGGATTCGCGGCATGGAAGAGGAATTGGGAACGCCCCTGCTCGAGCGGTTGCGCCACGGCATCGAGCCGACCGCTGCCGGACAGACTCTTGTTCAGCATGCGCGGATCATCCTTCGCCAAGCGGCGGATATGCGCTGGGCGCTCGGTGATTATTCCAGGGGAGTGAGGGCGCAAGTGAAGCTGCTCTGTAATACTGCAGCCCTGACCGAGTTCCTGCCCGCAGTCCTCGGCTCGTGTCTGAACCGTTATCCGCATATCAATGTTGAGCTGCAGGAAAATCCCAGTACCGAGATTATCCGGTTGGTAACGGCAGGGCGGGCCGATCTTGGTGTCTTCGCCGATTCCGTCGATGCGGGCCGTCTGGTCACGCGACCTTTCCGGGTTGATCAATTGGTGGCCATCATGCCCCGGCATCACCCGTTGGTCGGCAGGGAGTCGGTCAGTTTCAGGGATCTGCTCGAATATCCGTTTGTCGGGTTGAGCAAGACCAGTGCACTGCAGGAGCACCTGGATCACCAGGCGGAACGGTTAGGCCGTCGCATCGAGTACCGGGTCCGGCTTCACGACAGTGCGGCCGTCTGCAACCTGGTGGCGGCGAATGTTGGCATTGCCGTTGTCTCGGAAACTGCAGCTCTGCAGCAGAGTCGGGAGATGGCGCTGCAGCATATCCCTGTTACCGAGGGCTGGGCGCGGCGAAGGCTCATGTTCTGCGCACGGGACTTCGCCGCTTTGCCACCCTATACCCAACTGCTGCTGGATGCTCTGACCTGCTGA
- a CDS encoding AraC family transcriptional regulator, with protein MSLSSANSFHFQNPGSSSGITVLNAVMADFSYGKHAHEELAIGVTTAGVQEFSCKGRYFSSLPGDIILFNPEDVHNGSPGGGDVLKYTMLYFDPGKLYPLVGCASNELMTKCRIPQTHFRDAALRSTLLGLSRHAGQLANSPLEQEHELYAVAVHIAKMLGRFHPDGWTNKKDALLLRVRDYIHANIEADISIDELSHVTTMSKYHLIRLFRSQFGLTPHQYILNHRINKVREALKNGVSATSVAHEFGFFDSSHLNRHFKRAYGITPKQYQLQVQR; from the coding sequence ATGTCATTGAGTTCAGCAAACAGCTTTCATTTTCAGAATCCAGGGTCCTCATCGGGGATAACCGTGCTGAATGCCGTCATGGCGGATTTTTCCTACGGCAAGCACGCGCATGAAGAACTGGCCATTGGCGTGACCACTGCAGGCGTCCAGGAGTTCTCCTGCAAGGGGCGCTATTTCAGCAGCTTGCCCGGCGATATTATCCTGTTCAACCCTGAGGATGTGCATAACGGTAGCCCTGGCGGGGGCGATGTCCTGAAATACACCATGCTGTATTTTGACCCTGGCAAACTCTATCCACTGGTTGGGTGTGCCAGCAATGAGCTGATGACAAAGTGCCGGATTCCCCAAACCCACTTCAGAGATGCCGCGCTTCGCTCCACGCTGCTGGGACTCTCTCGGCATGCCGGGCAACTGGCCAATTCCCCCCTGGAACAAGAACATGAGCTTTATGCTGTCGCCGTGCACATCGCCAAGATGCTGGGCCGGTTTCACCCTGATGGCTGGACCAATAAAAAAGATGCGCTCCTGCTGAGGGTGCGTGACTACATCCACGCTAACATTGAAGCGGACATCTCCATTGACGAGCTGAGCCATGTCACCACTATGTCCAAGTATCACCTGATCCGTCTGTTTCGCAGCCAGTTCGGGCTGACGCCGCACCAATATATTCTGAATCATCGCATCAACAAGGTCCGCGAAGCCTTGAAAAACGGGGTGTCCGCGACCAGTGTCGCACATGAATTCGGTTTCTTCGACAGCAGTCACTTGAATCGCCACTTCAAACGGGCCTATGGAATCACCCCGAAGCAATACCAGCTTCAAGTGCAGAGATAA
- a CDS encoding potassium transporter Kup translates to MNMPTDTGSNNDQPSAHQRSSLAALSLTALGVVFGDIGTSPLYALKECFHTSHGLTPTPENVLGILSLILWALILVISIKYLSFILRADNQGEGGIMALTALILPQKARQQGNRWALVTLGLFGAALLYGDGMITPAISVLSAIEGLRIATPAISAYIIPITVVVLVALFLVQYRGTGKVGAVFGPLTLLWFIVLAILGIRQIIEYPAILAAVSPHYAFRFLLHNGWSAFLVLGSVFLVVTGGEALYADMGHFGVRPIRLVWFCLVLPALVLNYFGQGALLLSNPAVLENPFYHLAPSWALIPLVVLATIATIIASQAVISGSFSITMQAVQLGFCPRLKVTHTSARERGQIYVPAVNWILMFSCIGLVIGFGSSSHLAAAYGFSVTTDMVITTLLFFFVARERFHWPLGWVLLLCGGFLSFDLAFFGANFAKILHGGWFPLLVATLVFTFMSTWKTGRKILATRMRERLMSISDFLTVIRSSMPQRVNGTAVFMSGNLKIAPPALLHNLKHNRVLHQRVIILSVVTEDVPHVIGNDRYDVEDVGEGIYLLVLHSGFMDEADVPELLKAIEIGNAPFLMEETTFFLGHEAIIPSDKPGMVMWREHLFMHMSRNARSATSFFGLPPNRVVELGMQIEL, encoded by the coding sequence ATGAATATGCCAACTGATACCGGGTCGAATAACGACCAACCATCCGCTCACCAGCGGAGCTCTTTAGCAGCTCTTTCGCTGACCGCCCTTGGTGTGGTTTTCGGCGACATCGGGACCAGCCCCCTTTATGCGTTGAAAGAATGTTTTCATACCAGCCATGGCTTGACGCCGACGCCGGAAAATGTGCTCGGCATCCTGTCGCTGATCTTATGGGCACTGATCCTGGTTATTTCCATCAAGTACCTCAGCTTTATCCTCCGCGCCGATAATCAGGGGGAGGGCGGCATCATGGCCCTGACCGCCTTGATCCTGCCGCAAAAAGCCCGCCAGCAGGGGAATCGCTGGGCTCTTGTCACCCTTGGTTTGTTCGGTGCCGCGCTGCTTTACGGTGACGGCATGATCACCCCGGCCATCTCGGTCCTCTCCGCCATCGAAGGTCTGCGCATCGCGACCCCGGCGATCTCCGCCTATATCATCCCGATCACCGTTGTGGTGCTGGTTGCCCTGTTCCTGGTGCAGTACCGCGGTACCGGCAAGGTCGGGGCGGTTTTCGGACCCTTGACCTTGCTCTGGTTCATTGTCCTGGCGATTCTCGGGATCAGGCAGATTATCGAATATCCGGCAATTCTGGCGGCCGTCAGCCCCCACTACGCCTTCCGTTTTTTGCTCCACAACGGGTGGTCGGCTTTTCTGGTCCTCGGTTCGGTCTTTTTGGTGGTGACCGGCGGGGAGGCACTGTATGCCGACATGGGGCATTTCGGTGTCCGGCCGATCCGGTTGGTCTGGTTTTGCCTGGTGCTGCCCGCTCTGGTTCTGAATTATTTTGGCCAGGGTGCCCTGTTGCTGAGCAATCCCGCAGTGCTGGAGAATCCGTTCTATCACCTGGCGCCTTCCTGGGCGCTGATCCCCTTGGTTGTGCTGGCGACGATTGCGACCATCATCGCCTCCCAGGCAGTGATTTCCGGATCGTTCTCCATTACCATGCAGGCCGTACAGCTCGGGTTCTGTCCGCGGCTCAAAGTGACCCATACCTCGGCCCGGGAGCGCGGCCAGATCTATGTCCCGGCGGTCAACTGGATTTTGATGTTCAGCTGCATCGGCCTGGTCATCGGCTTTGGCTCGTCCAGCCACCTGGCCGCGGCTTATGGCTTTTCCGTGACCACCGACATGGTGATTACCACATTGTTGTTCTTTTTTGTCGCCCGCGAAAGATTCCACTGGCCGCTGGGTTGGGTCCTGCTGTTGTGTGGCGGATTCCTCTCCTTTGACCTGGCGTTCTTCGGCGCCAACTTTGCCAAGATTCTGCATGGCGGCTGGTTCCCGTTGCTGGTCGCCACCCTGGTCTTTACCTTCATGTCGACCTGGAAGACCGGGCGGAAGATTCTTGCCACCCGCATGCGGGAACGGCTGATGTCGATCAGTGACTTTCTGACCGTGATTCGCTCCTCTATGCCGCAGCGCGTCAACGGCACCGCCGTGTTCATGTCCGGCAACCTGAAAATTGCCCCGCCGGCGCTGTTGCATAACCTGAAGCACAACCGGGTTCTTCACCAGCGGGTGATTATCCTGTCGGTGGTTACCGAAGATGTTCCCCATGTCATCGGAAACGATCGTTACGATGTCGAAGATGTTGGTGAGGGGATCTATCTGTTGGTGCTCCATTCCGGCTTTATGGATGAAGCGGACGTGCCCGAGCTGCTCAAGGCGATTGAAATCGGGAACGCTCCTTTCCTGATGGAGGAGACCACCTTTTTCCTCGGTCATGAAGCGATTATCCCGTCGGATAAGCCGGGCATGGTCATGTGGCGCGAGCATTTGTTCATGCACATGTCCCGAAACGCCCGCTCGGCCACCAGCTTTTTCGGCCTGCCGCCGAACCGGGTGGTGGAACTGGGGATGCAGATCGAGCTCTAG
- a CDS encoding sulfite exporter TauE/SafE family protein produces the protein MDTSILIFIAGLLAGFMNSVAGGGSFITFPTLIFAGVPSVSANATSTVALFPGSIAGAWAYRRECTSFTAAPLKAMILTSLTGGLLGALLLQLTPTPLFDKAIPWLLATGTVIFAAGPKLGWLMQQKRQGQSAALLAAQLLLGIYGGYFGGAVGIMMMAVWSLFGILDIRVMNGIKTLLVGVTNAAAVLWFSAMGMVWWPQALIMLAGAVIGGYSGARCARHLNPIFLRRGITLFNIIITAYFFLKMMR, from the coding sequence ATGGACACGTCAATACTCATATTTATTGCTGGATTATTAGCAGGATTCATGAATTCCGTGGCTGGCGGCGGATCGTTCATTACTTTTCCGACGTTGATCTTTGCAGGGGTGCCTTCGGTTTCAGCGAACGCAACCAGCACCGTCGCCCTGTTCCCGGGGAGCATCGCCGGCGCCTGGGCTTATCGCCGCGAATGTACCTCTTTCACCGCGGCGCCACTCAAGGCAATGATTTTAACCAGCCTGACCGGCGGCCTACTGGGTGCCCTGCTGCTCCAGCTCACCCCGACGCCGCTTTTCGACAAGGCGATCCCCTGGCTGCTGGCCACAGGAACCGTCATCTTTGCCGCAGGTCCGAAGCTGGGATGGCTCATGCAGCAGAAACGTCAGGGACAATCCGCGGCCCTTCTCGCCGCCCAGCTGCTGTTGGGAATCTACGGCGGCTATTTCGGCGGGGCGGTGGGGATCATGATGATGGCAGTGTGGAGCCTGTTCGGCATCCTGGATATTCGGGTCATGAATGGGATAAAGACCTTACTGGTGGGAGTAACGAATGCCGCCGCTGTTCTCTGGTTCTCGGCAATGGGCATGGTCTGGTGGCCCCAGGCCCTGATCATGCTGGCAGGCGCGGTCATCGGTGGTTACAGCGGCGCCCGTTGCGCCCGGCACCTCAACCCAATATTTTTGCGGCGCGGGATCACCCTCTTCAATATCATCATCACCGCTTACTTCTTTCTGAAAATGATGCGCTGA
- a CDS encoding LysE family translocator has product MLEIILFAIGVMYTPGPVNILSLNSGAQKQFRAHIPFCGGVASALACWFLLVGYTGSLIVNDRLLPVIAAVGVCFVLYLAYKIMSSRVETGGASQPAAVLTYKDGLLMQLLNPKAMMVVLPVTTVQFPAAGIHGGWIALWSVGLSVLGFGAPLTYAAFGATVFRSLRGNTCLKVMNIIMGMMLIAVAVDMGYSQVYLALAGQ; this is encoded by the coding sequence ATGCTGGAAATCATCCTTTTTGCCATTGGGGTCATGTACACCCCAGGGCCGGTCAACATCCTCAGTTTGAACAGCGGCGCGCAGAAGCAGTTTCGGGCGCACATTCCCTTCTGCGGCGGTGTGGCAAGCGCTTTGGCCTGCTGGTTTTTGTTGGTTGGCTATACGGGCAGCCTGATCGTGAACGACCGGTTGTTGCCCGTTATTGCTGCGGTGGGCGTCTGCTTTGTCCTGTACCTGGCTTACAAAATAATGTCGAGCAGGGTCGAGACCGGCGGGGCAAGCCAACCCGCAGCTGTTCTTACCTACAAAGACGGGTTGCTGATGCAGCTGTTAAACCCCAAAGCCATGATGGTCGTGCTCCCCGTAACCACCGTTCAGTTCCCTGCCGCGGGGATCCATGGCGGGTGGATCGCGCTCTGGTCTGTCGGTCTCAGCGTTCTCGGGTTCGGCGCTCCCCTGACGTACGCTGCCTTCGGGGCCACTGTTTTTCGCTCTCTCCGCGGCAACACCTGCCTGAAAGTCATGAATATCATCATGGGGATGATGCTGATCGCCGTGGCCGTGGATATGGGGTACTCCCAGGTGTATCTTGCCTTGGCGGGGCAGTGA